Within Roseofilum casamattae BLCC-M143, the genomic segment AGCAGGCATCATTGATTCTATTGGAATGGAAGGAAAAATTAATGAAATCCTAGGTGAGCAAAGAGGGGAAAAAATCAGTGCCGGTCAAGTAGTCAAAGGGATGATCTTAAATGGACTAGGATTAGTGTCATCTCCTTTATATTTATTTAGCAAGTTCTTTCAAGGAAAAGCCATAGAGCATTTAA encodes:
- a CDS encoding DUF4277 domain-containing protein, which gives rise to MSVEISNIDHLGLVAGIIDSIGMEGKINEILGEQRGEKISAGQVVKGMILNGLGLVSSPLYLFSKFFQGKAIEHL